One genomic window of Bactrocera dorsalis isolate Fly_Bdor chromosome 4, ASM2337382v1, whole genome shotgun sequence includes the following:
- the LOC105224093 gene encoding adhesion G protein-coupled receptor E5 — protein MSCNWLIYLAYFLLAPTLLPAVTYHRRNYDLRYGNSDVPQWKQRACQKTQREKINLHYICDEKGNVKCLPGWQGDLCQVPQCRKGCDPMNGYCQRPDECRCRIGYTGEFCERCIPLPGCQHGYCNKPFECICKPGWDGLFCTEPTCRSGCHNTRGYCEAPGECRCRLGWAGRNCSDCAVLPGCQRGTCQKPLECNCLPGYTGLLCQTAICAAGCHKQRGYCTKPGECRCKVGWTGPNCDQCFSYPGCVNGDCERPWECNCKPGWGGMLCDEKLTYCDEHPNTCENGGRCISYTKDDGSYRCDCKQGYMGKNCEILDEFMLTSTSAPRITPPPMPSWGDEAAADKLNDDDDDDDGDNRIGSDYQLGNHKAQQNNTETTMNDSIAGHSALGKPLRPPATQVNGGTVTTLTAVDKMTNLNDTKSIVAHDTNNIKQPAAAVQPTVSVQLPQAARNTSDVHVQATAATNSTTTTASNRTHLNLINATVSALSAHVALPAMPGREADENSTIKGASPADRTHSSTTPATPTAISSPIPIPLHFLDSTHTHNKVTHTAAMVNSNLAAPSGNNAADEDANQDEYEEDGEDEDDDDEEADDEDDDEETDDDDDDADVDDLIPDVLNSVA, from the exons atgtcTTGCAATTGGCTAATTTATTTGGCTTATTTCCTGCTGGCACCCACTCTACTGCCAGCGGTTACGTATCACAGGCGCAATTATGACTTGAGATATGGCAACTCGGACGTGCCGCAATGGAAGCAAAGG GCATGTCAGAAGACGCAAAGGGAGAAAATCAACTTGCATTACATTTGTGATGAGAAGGGTAATGTCAAATGTCTACCCGGCTGGCAGGGCGACCTGTGTCAAGTGCCACAATGTAGAAAAGGATGTGATCCCATGAATG GCTACTGCCAACGTCCGGACGAGTGTCGCTGTCGCATCGGCTATACGGGTGAATTCTGCGAGCGTTGCATACCACTGCCGGGTTGCCAACATGGCTACTGCAATAAACCGTTCGAATGCATTTGCAAGCCCGGCTGGGATGGTCTCTTTTGTACCGAAC ccACCTGCCGTTCGGGTTGTCACAACACACGCGGCTATTGTGAGGCGCCCGGTGAGTGCCGCTGCCGCCTGGGCTGGGCGGGGCGCAATTGCAGTGATTGTGCGGTGTTGCCCGGCTGCCAGCGTGGCACATGTCAAAAGCCACTCGAATGCAACTGCCTGCCGGGCTATACAGGACTACTATGCCAAACAG CTATTTGTGCTGCGGGCTGTCACAAACAGCGTGGATACTGCACTAAGCCAGGCGAATGCCG GTGCAAAGTTGGCTGGACCGGACCGAACTGCGACCAATGTTTTTCCTATCCCGGCTGCGTGAATGGCGATTGTGAGCGACCATGGGAGTGCAATTGCAAGCCCGGCTGGGGAGGCATGCTCTGCGATGAGA AGTTGACATATTGCGACGAGCACCCGAACACTTGCGAGAATGGCGGACGCTGCATATCATACACCAAGGATGATGGCAGTTATCGCTGCGACTGCAAACAGGGCTATATGGGTAAAAACTGCGAGATTTTAGATGAATTCATGCTGACCTCAACGTCAGCGCCGCGCATCACGCCGCCACCAATGCCCAGTTGGGGCGACGAAGCCGCCGCCGATAAGctaaatgatgatgatgacgacgaTGACGGGGATAACCGCATAGGCAGTGATTATCAGCTGGGGAATCACAAAGCGCAACAAAATAACACAGAAACAACAATGAATGACAGTATTGCCGGCCACAGTGCGTTGGGGAAACCACTACGGCCTCCAGCAACGCAAGTGAATGGTGGAACGGTAACAACGTTGACTGCCGTTGACAAGATGACAAATTTAAATGACACTAAATCCATTGTGGCCCACGATACTAACAATATTAAGCAGCCAGCAGCTGCCGTCCAGCCGACTGTGTCCGTCCAATTGCCACAAGCGGCAAGAAATACGTCTGACGTGCATGTgcaagcaacagcagcaacaaattcaacaactacaacagcGAGTAACCGTActcatttgaatttaattaatgcCACAGTATCGGCTTTAAGCGCCCACGTTGCATTGCCGGCAATGCCCGGCCGAGAGGCAGACGAAAATAGCACCATTAAAGGCGCTTCTCCAGCCGACCGCACACACAGCAGCACAACACCGGCCACACCTACTGCCATCTCTAGTCCCATACCGATTCCATTGCATTTCCTGGACTCAACTCACACGCACAATAAGGTCACACACACTGCTGCAATGGTTAATTCAAATTTAGCCGCTCCTTCCGGTAATAATGCAGCTGATGAAGATGCTAATCAGGATGAATACGAGGAGGACGGTGAGGACGAAGATGATGACGATGAAGAGGCTGATGATGAGGACGATGACGAGGAGACTGATGACGATGATGACGACGctgatgttgatgacttaataCCAGATGTCCTTAATAGTGTCGCCTAG